From the Streptococcus sp. 29887 genome, one window contains:
- the comGE gene encoding competence type IV pilus minor pilin ComGE: MVAIRKQKNKAYILLESLVALATLVTICSLILTAVDAGRRRQAWELEQQEVLNLAQMAVQTEQDKLALNGVVVRVQRTAERVAVFHEGKEVLSVVKK; this comes from the coding sequence GTGGTCGCTATAAGAAAACAGAAGAATAAGGCTTATATCTTGCTAGAAAGTTTAGTTGCCCTTGCGACCCTAGTGACCATTTGTAGCTTGATTTTGACTGCGGTGGATGCAGGTCGTAGGAGGCAGGCTTGGGAATTAGAACAACAGGAAGTTCTCAATCTGGCTCAGATGGCCGTGCAGACCGAGCAAGATAAGCTAGCCTTAAACGGAGTTGTAGTCCGGGTTCAACGCACTGCGGAAAGAGTTGCGGTTTTCCATGAAGGAAAGGAGGTTTTATCGGTTGTTAAAAAGTAA
- the comGA gene encoding competence type IV pilus ATPase ComGA yields the protein MIQEKARKLIEEAVADRVSDIYLVPRGQDYQVYHRIMDEREFVHDLAEEEVTAIISHFKFLAGLNVGEKRRSQQGSCDYDYGNGEISLRLSTVGDYRGKESLVIRLLYDNDKELKFWFEAAERLAEEIKGRGLYLFSGPVGSGKTTLMYHLARLKFPDKQILTIEDPVEIKQEDMLQLQLNEAIGATYDNLIKLSLRHRPDLLIIGEIRDAETARAVIRASLTGATVFSTVHARSISGVYARMLELGVRPEELNNALQGIAYQRLIGGGGVVDFANGDYQNHSANQWNEQIDRLFAAGHISLRQAETEKIALGSPA from the coding sequence ATGATTCAAGAAAAAGCAAGAAAGTTGATTGAAGAGGCGGTGGCGGATAGGGTCAGTGATATTTATCTGGTTCCTCGTGGTCAGGACTACCAAGTCTACCATCGCATCATGGACGAACGGGAGTTTGTGCACGACTTGGCTGAGGAGGAAGTAACAGCCATCATCAGCCATTTCAAGTTCTTAGCAGGTTTAAATGTCGGTGAAAAACGCCGTAGCCAGCAGGGTTCCTGTGACTATGATTATGGGAACGGCGAGATTTCACTTCGCTTATCAACTGTCGGAGATTATCGTGGCAAGGAAAGTCTGGTTATCCGCCTGCTCTATGACAATGACAAGGAACTCAAGTTCTGGTTTGAGGCGGCTGAGCGGCTTGCAGAAGAAATCAAGGGACGAGGGCTCTACCTTTTTTCGGGTCCAGTCGGCTCTGGTAAGACCACACTTATGTACCATCTTGCCAGGCTGAAATTCCCAGACAAGCAGATTTTGACTATCGAGGATCCTGTCGAAATCAAGCAGGAGGACATGCTGCAACTCCAGCTCAATGAAGCCATCGGAGCCACCTACGACAATCTGATCAAACTGTCCCTCCGTCATCGACCAGACTTGCTCATCATCGGTGAAATTCGGGATGCGGAAACCGCTCGAGCAGTCATTCGAGCCAGCCTGACGGGAGCTACCGTTTTCTCAACAGTCCATGCAAGGTCTATTTCAGGTGTCTATGCTCGTATGTTGGAATTGGGGGTCAGGCCTGAAGAGTTAAATAATGCCCTTCAAGGCATTGCCTATCAACGCTTGATAGGGGGAGGAGGTGTAGTGGATTTTGCAAATGGAGACTACCAAAACCATTCCGCAAACCAGTGGAATGAACAAATTGATCGCCTTTTTGCAGCAGGACATATCAGTCTTCGGCAGGCAGAAACAGAAAAAATTGCCCTTGGCTCGCCAGCGTAA
- the comGF gene encoding competence type IV pilus minor pilin ComGF — translation MLKSKIPAFTLLECLVALVILSGSLLIFEGLSKLLVQEAHYQRNSIQKEWLVFSSQLRSEWDQAELVKVENGKVYVNKGEQALAFGKSRSDDFRKTNDRGQGYQPMLYQVDSAAISQENQLVRIDFSFKNGEERTFIYAFKEKS, via the coding sequence TTGTTAAAAAGTAAAATTCCTGCTTTTACTCTCTTGGAATGCTTGGTAGCCTTAGTCATCCTATCAGGAAGTCTTCTGATCTTTGAAGGCTTGTCAAAACTGCTGGTCCAAGAAGCGCATTATCAAAGAAATAGCATCCAGAAGGAATGGTTGGTCTTCTCTAGTCAATTGCGGTCGGAGTGGGACCAGGCTGAATTGGTCAAGGTTGAAAATGGCAAGGTCTATGTCAACAAAGGCGAACAGGCTTTGGCCTTTGGCAAGTCACGGTCGGATGATTTTCGGAAAACAAATGACAGGGGACAGGGTTACCAGCCCATGCTCTATCAGGTGGATAGCGCAGCCATTTCCCAAGAAAACCAGCTGGTGCGCATCGACTTTAGCTTTAAAAACGGAGAGGAGCGGACCTTTATCTATGCTTTTAAAGAAAAAAGTTAA
- a CDS encoding S66 peptidase family protein, protein MKKLKKGDHIRVVSPSSSIERIGGFEANLAAKEKLEDLGFKLSFSEHYFENDMFDSAPIASRVADLEAAFGDESVDAILTTIGGFNSNELLPYLDFDLIARHPKIFCGYSDTTALLNAIYAKTGIQTYMGPAYSSFKMVQGQDYQTQSWLNAVTQNTYKLSPSTEWSSDAWYLSDAPRTFYPTEWKVYNPGQASGIAIGGNISTLNLLTGTEFAPKPDKYVLFLEEAEDDDYLIIARHLTALLQAYPNPQAVVFGRFPKETKMTEEILLAILDKHPILKTIPVLYDLDFAHTQPLFTITIGGQVELDTKAFSIRFS, encoded by the coding sequence ATGAAAAAATTAAAAAAAGGCGACCACATACGTGTAGTCAGTCCCTCTTCGTCTATTGAAAGAATTGGTGGTTTTGAAGCCAATCTTGCCGCCAAGGAAAAATTGGAAGACCTGGGCTTCAAACTCTCTTTCTCAGAACATTATTTTGAAAACGATATGTTCGATTCGGCTCCGATTGCTAGTCGTGTTGCGGACTTGGAAGCCGCTTTTGGGGATGAGTCGGTCGATGCCATTCTGACAACCATTGGCGGTTTCAACTCTAACGAACTCTTGCCCTATCTGGATTTTGACCTAATTGCGCGCCATCCGAAGATTTTCTGTGGCTATTCAGATACGACTGCCCTGCTCAATGCTATCTACGCCAAGACAGGCATACAAACCTATATGGGGCCAGCCTATTCTAGTTTTAAAATGGTGCAAGGCCAAGACTATCAAACACAATCTTGGCTAAATGCAGTAACTCAGAACACATATAAATTAAGTCCCAGTACAGAATGGTCTAGCGACGCTTGGTACCTATCAGACGCCCCTCGCACCTTTTACCCAACAGAATGGAAAGTTTACAATCCAGGACAGGCCTCTGGCATTGCCATCGGCGGAAACATCTCAACCCTCAATCTGCTGACTGGAACCGAGTTCGCACCCAAACCTGACAAGTATGTGCTCTTTTTGGAGGAGGCGGAAGACGACGATTATCTGATTATTGCTCGTCACTTGACTGCCCTGCTACAAGCCTATCCTAATCCGCAGGCGGTTGTCTTCGGTCGTTTTCCTAAGGAAACCAAGATGACGGAGGAGATTTTGCTGGCCATTTTGGACAAGCACCCGATTCTCAAAACCATCCCTGTTCTCTACGATTTGGACTTTGCCCATACCCAACCTCTTTTTACTATCACAATCGGAGGTCAAGTGGAGCTCGACACCAAAGCATTTTCTATCAGATTCAGCTAA
- the comGD gene encoding competence type IV pilus minor pilin ComGD, which produces MLRRNNKAVTLFESLLTLFVVSFLAVSLSGTVQTAFRSVQEEIFLWEFEAIYKDSQKLAASSHQKVNLAIGGQEVTNGHQVVQIPRNVAVLEGKTITFEEDGGNSSLTKIRFRLSQKIVTYQLYIGSGRYKKTEE; this is translated from the coding sequence ATGCTACGGCGAAACAATAAGGCCGTTACCTTGTTTGAAAGTTTGTTAACTCTATTTGTCGTTAGTTTTCTAGCTGTTTCCTTATCAGGAACGGTGCAAACGGCCTTTCGGTCTGTTCAGGAAGAGATTTTTCTTTGGGAGTTTGAAGCCATCTACAAAGACAGCCAGAAATTGGCAGCCAGTTCCCATCAAAAAGTGAACCTTGCTATCGGTGGACAGGAGGTTACAAATGGTCATCAAGTTGTACAGATACCCAGAAATGTAGCAGTGTTGGAAGGAAAGACCATCACATTTGAAGAAGATGGTGGAAATTCTTCTCTGACCAAGATTCGTTTTCGGCTTAGTCAAAAAATAGTTACGTATCAATTATATATAGGGAGTGGTCGCTATAAGAAAACAGAAGAATAA
- the comGC gene encoding competence type IV pilus major pilin ComGC, translating to MKKLNKMKVKAFTLVEMLVVLGIISLLLLLFVPNLSKQKEAVQEKGNAAVVKVVESQMELYELEHDTEATVAELQAKGYITPKQAEQYATAKQ from the coding sequence ATGAAAAAATTGAATAAAATGAAAGTAAAAGCCTTCACTCTGGTGGAAATGTTAGTTGTTTTGGGTATCATTAGCCTACTCTTGCTCCTCTTTGTACCAAATTTGAGTAAGCAAAAAGAAGCTGTTCAAGAGAAAGGGAATGCGGCGGTCGTCAAGGTTGTGGAAAGTCAGATGGAGCTCTATGAATTGGAACATGACACGGAAGCAACGGTGGCCGAGTTGCAGGCGAAAGGTTATATTACTCCAAAACAAGCGGAGCAGTATGCTACGGCGAAACAATAA
- a CDS encoding bifunctional folylpolyglutamate synthase/dihydrofolate synthase, whose protein sequence is MNYLEMRQWLSSRPASDLEHGVARVKWLLEVLDNPQLQVPTIHFVGTNGKGSTLNALQSILQTSGYTVGRFTSPSIIDFREQIVYQQEMIAEEDFARIVTDLQPLIEDLDQTAGLDAISEFEIVVVAMFVYFAHYQRPDILLVEAGMGGLQDATNVLNPLAVVCPSIGLDHQAFLGETHAAIARHKVAVLRERVPLIYATDLPEVEAVFEEQARQLQSPTYAVGREILLDNSRAGFAVSSLLGRVEDLRLLMQGRHQEVNAALAVTTAQLIKPHFPTITNETICQGLSQAIWPGRLELMEPTLMIDGAHNNESIAVLTQLLEEKYADRDIEILFAAINTKPVDQMLSQLSQFGPVSVTTFDDFRAVQLNDYPSGYERVQTYQEWLERADLDNLEKFYLVTGSLYFITHVRKYILEELI, encoded by the coding sequence ATGAATTATTTAGAAATGAGGCAGTGGTTGTCTAGTCGCCCGGCCTCTGATTTAGAACATGGGGTTGCGCGTGTCAAATGGCTATTGGAAGTCTTGGACAATCCCCAACTTCAAGTGCCGACCATTCACTTCGTAGGCACAAATGGCAAGGGCTCGACCCTCAATGCCCTGCAGTCTATCTTACAGACTTCTGGCTACACGGTTGGTCGTTTTACATCACCGTCTATCATTGATTTTCGAGAGCAGATTGTCTACCAGCAGGAGATGATCGCGGAGGAAGATTTTGCAAGGATTGTGACAGACTTGCAGCCTTTGATTGAGGACTTGGACCAGACGGCTGGACTGGATGCCATCTCGGAGTTTGAGATTGTAGTAGTGGCTATGTTTGTCTACTTTGCCCACTACCAGCGCCCCGACATTCTTTTGGTGGAGGCGGGCATGGGCGGTTTGCAGGATGCGACCAATGTCCTTAATCCTCTAGCGGTGGTTTGCCCGTCTATCGGCTTGGACCATCAGGCTTTTTTGGGAGAGACCCACGCTGCTATAGCCCGTCACAAGGTTGCCGTCTTGCGTGAGAGGGTTCCTCTCATTTATGCGACCGATTTGCCAGAAGTGGAGGCAGTTTTTGAGGAGCAGGCTCGTCAGCTTCAGAGTCCGACCTATGCGGTGGGGCGAGAGATTCTTTTGGACAATAGCAGAGCAGGCTTTGCAGTTTCAAGCCTTCTCGGCCGAGTAGAAGATTTAAGGTTGCTTATGCAGGGCCGTCACCAAGAGGTCAACGCAGCCTTGGCAGTAACAACCGCTCAGCTCATTAAACCTCATTTTCCAACAATTACCAATGAAACCATCTGCCAGGGCTTGTCCCAAGCCATCTGGCCAGGCCGCTTAGAATTGATGGAACCAACGCTTATGATTGACGGAGCCCACAATAATGAAAGTATCGCCGTCCTGACCCAGCTCTTGGAAGAAAAGTATGCGGACAGGGATATTGAAATCCTCTTTGCGGCCATCAATACCAAGCCAGTGGACCAGATGTTGTCCCAGCTTAGCCAATTTGGTCCTGTTAGCGTGACGACCTTTGATGATTTCCGTGCGGTACAGCTGAATGATTATCCGTCAGGTTATGAACGAGTTCAGACCTATCAGGAGTGGTTGGAGCGGGCGGACTTGGACAATCTCGAAAAATTTTACCTTGTTACAGGCTCGCTTTATTTCATTACCCATGTGAGGAAGTACATTTTAGAAGAGCTTATATAG
- a CDS encoding DUF1033 family protein translates to MYQVIKLYGDYEPWWFLDGWEEDIVSKDVFSRYEDAYTAFQKEWVRLSEKFPKKQSKNGTLVAFWDESDQHWCEECDEYLQRYHSLMLVEAKENLPAGFVKSQTPPRLRTCRLKQDKCMNHEEKD, encoded by the coding sequence ATGTATCAGGTAATAAAATTATATGGAGATTATGAACCCTGGTGGTTCTTGGATGGTTGGGAAGAAGACATTGTCAGTAAGGATGTCTTTAGTCGTTATGAGGATGCCTATACTGCCTTTCAAAAAGAATGGGTACGTTTGTCAGAAAAATTCCCTAAGAAGCAGAGTAAAAATGGAACCCTGGTGGCTTTTTGGGATGAATCAGACCAGCATTGGTGTGAGGAATGTGATGAGTATTTACAGCGTTATCATTCGCTCATGCTAGTAGAAGCTAAGGAAAATTTACCTGCTGGTTTTGTCAAGTCGCAGACACCCCCTCGTTTGCGTACTTGTAGGCTGAAACAAGACAAATGTATGAACCATGAAGAAAAGGATTGA
- the pepA gene encoding glutamyl aminopeptidase produces the protein MTLFGKIKEVTELQSLPGFEGQVRNHIRQKITPHVDRIDTDELGGIFGIKDTAVENAPRILVAAHMDEVGFMISQIKPDGTFRVVELGGWNPLVVSSQAFTLQLQDGRTIPAISGSVPPHLSRGANAPGMPAIADIIFDAGFANYDEAWAFGVRPGDVLVPKNETILTANGKNVISKAWDNRFGVLMVTELLESLSGQALPNQLIAGANVQEEVGLRGAHASTTKFNPDIFLAVDCSPAGDIYGDQGKIGDGTLLRFYDPGHILLKNMKDFLLTTAEEAGVKFQYYCGKGGTDAGAAHLKNHGVPSTTIGVCARYIHSHQTLYSMDDFLEAQAFLQAIVKKLDRSTVDLIKNY, from the coding sequence ATGACTCTTTTTGGAAAAATCAAAGAAGTAACAGAATTGCAAAGCTTACCTGGATTTGAAGGACAAGTCCGCAACCATATCCGCCAAAAAATCACGCCACATGTGGACCGCATCGATACAGATGAACTAGGTGGAATTTTTGGCATCAAGGATACAGCTGTTGAAAACGCTCCTCGTATCCTAGTGGCCGCCCACATGGATGAGGTTGGCTTTATGATTAGCCAAATCAAGCCTGACGGTACTTTCCGTGTTGTTGAATTAGGTGGCTGGAATCCTCTGGTTGTTTCTAGCCAGGCTTTCACTCTTCAGTTGCAGGACGGTCGTACCATTCCAGCCATCTCAGGCTCAGTACCACCTCACCTTTCACGGGGAGCTAACGCTCCTGGCATGCCTGCCATTGCTGATATTATTTTCGATGCTGGTTTTGCCAATTATGACGAAGCCTGGGCTTTCGGTGTTCGTCCGGGGGATGTCCTGGTTCCCAAAAACGAAACAATTCTAACAGCCAACGGAAAAAATGTCATTTCTAAGGCTTGGGACAACCGCTTCGGTGTCCTTATGGTGACTGAATTGCTGGAAAGCCTATCCGGTCAAGCATTACCAAATCAGTTGATTGCTGGGGCAAATGTGCAAGAAGAAGTTGGCCTACGTGGAGCTCATGCCTCTACAACCAAGTTCAATCCAGACATTTTCCTTGCTGTTGATTGCTCGCCAGCTGGAGATATTTATGGCGACCAAGGAAAAATTGGTGACGGTACTCTGCTTCGTTTCTACGATCCAGGTCATATCTTGTTGAAAAACATGAAAGACTTCCTCTTGACGACTGCTGAGGAGGCTGGTGTCAAATTCCAATACTACTGTGGTAAAGGTGGAACAGATGCTGGTGCAGCCCACTTGAAAAATCATGGTGTTCCATCAACAACTATCGGTGTCTGCGCTCGCTACATCCATTCACATCAAACTCTCTACAGCATGGATGACTTCTTAGAGGCCCAAGCCTTCTTGCAAGCTATCGTTAAAAAGCTAGACCGCTCAACGGTTGATTTGATTAAAAACTATTAA
- the comGB gene encoding competence type IV pilus assembly protein ComGB, whose translation MNKLIAFLQQDISVFGRQKQKKLPLARQRKVIELFNNLFASGFHLGEIVDFLKRSQLLADPYTQVLSDGLLAGKPFSSLLADLRFSDAVVTQVALAEVHGNTSLSLSHIQSYLENVSKVRKKLIEVATYPVILLGFLLLIMLGLKNYLLPQLEEGNAATVLINHLPTIFLSLSGLSLVAVLAGMVWFRKTSKIKAFSRLAALPFFGKLIQTYLTAYYAREWGSLIGQGLDLPQIVGLMQEQQSQLFWEIGQDLEQSLSNGRDFHEHIKTYAFFKRELSLIVEYGQVKSKLGSELTVYAAECWEEFFSRVNRAMHLIQPLVFLFVALMVVLIYAAMLLPIYQNMEL comes from the coding sequence ATGAACAAATTGATCGCCTTTTTGCAGCAGGACATATCAGTCTTCGGCAGGCAGAAACAGAAAAAATTGCCCTTGGCTCGCCAGCGTAAGGTCATTGAACTGTTTAACAATCTCTTTGCCAGCGGTTTTCATCTGGGGGAGATTGTTGATTTTCTTAAACGCAGTCAGCTTTTGGCAGACCCATATACCCAAGTTTTATCCGATGGTCTTCTTGCAGGCAAACCTTTTTCAAGTTTGCTGGCGGATTTGCGGTTTTCAGATGCGGTGGTCACACAGGTGGCACTGGCAGAAGTTCATGGCAATACCAGTCTGAGTTTAAGTCATATTCAGTCCTATCTGGAAAACGTCAGCAAGGTTCGTAAAAAGCTGATTGAGGTGGCGACCTATCCAGTTATCTTGCTAGGTTTTCTGCTCTTGATTATGCTGGGTTTGAAAAACTACCTTTTGCCCCAGTTGGAGGAAGGCAATGCAGCGACCGTGCTAATTAATCATCTACCGACCATCTTTTTATCTCTAAGTGGCCTTAGTTTGGTGGCGGTCTTAGCTGGTATGGTTTGGTTTCGCAAAACTAGCAAAATCAAAGCATTTTCCCGCTTGGCAGCTCTGCCATTTTTCGGAAAACTCATCCAAACCTACCTGACGGCCTATTACGCTAGGGAGTGGGGGAGTTTGATTGGGCAAGGCTTGGACCTGCCGCAGATTGTGGGCCTGATGCAGGAACAACAATCTCAGCTCTTTTGGGAGATTGGTCAGGACTTGGAGCAGTCGCTTTCCAATGGACGGGATTTTCACGAACACATCAAGACCTACGCCTTTTTTAAGCGGGAGTTGAGTTTGATTGTCGAGTACGGTCAGGTCAAGTCCAAATTAGGGAGCGAGTTGACAGTCTATGCAGCTGAGTGTTGGGAGGAATTTTTCTCTCGGGTCAATAGAGCCATGCATCTAATCCAACCGCTGGTCTTTCTCTTTGTGGCCTTAATGGTCGTTCTTATCTACGCAGCCATGTTGTTGCCGATTTATCAAAATATGGAGTTATAA
- a CDS encoding class I SAM-dependent methyltransferase, translating to MNFEKIEQAYDLLLENVQTIQNQLGTNIYDAMIEQNAAYLAGQHDTDLIVRNNQTLHNLHLTKEEWRRAFQFLLIKANQTEPMQYNHQFTPDSIGFILSFLVDQLVTTQQVTVLEIGSGTGNLAQTILNASQKDLDYLGIEVDDLLIDLSASMADVMQAEISFAQGDAVRPQILKESQIILADLPIGFYPDDQIASRYQVASQTEHTYAHHLLMEQSLKYLEKDGFAIMLAPNDLLSSPQSDLLKGWLQAEANIVAMIALPPSLFGKAAMAKSIFVLQKKTARPLVPFVYPLQSLQEPEAIQKFMVNFKNWKQENAI from the coding sequence ATGAATTTTGAGAAGATTGAACAGGCCTACGACCTGCTATTAGAAAACGTACAGACCATCCAAAACCAGCTAGGCACCAATATTTATGATGCCATGATTGAGCAAAACGCAGCCTATCTAGCTGGTCAGCACGACACGGATTTGATTGTCCGCAATAATCAAACCTTACACAACTTGCACTTGACCAAGGAAGAATGGCGTCGTGCCTTTCAATTCCTACTGATCAAGGCCAATCAGACAGAGCCTATGCAGTACAATCACCAGTTTACGCCAGACTCTATCGGCTTTATTCTATCCTTCCTAGTGGACCAGTTGGTGACGACTCAGCAGGTTACCGTCTTGGAAATTGGTTCCGGAACGGGTAACTTGGCGCAGACCATCCTAAATGCCAGCCAGAAAGACTTGGATTACTTGGGGATTGAAGTGGATGATCTCTTGATTGATTTATCAGCTAGCATGGCAGATGTTATGCAGGCAGAGATTTCCTTTGCCCAGGGTGATGCGGTACGTCCGCAGATTTTGAAGGAAAGCCAAATCATTCTTGCGGATTTGCCGATTGGTTTTTATCCAGATGACCAGATTGCCAGTCGTTATCAGGTGGCTAGCCAGACGGAGCATACCTACGCTCATCATTTGCTCATGGAACAGTCCCTCAAGTATCTTGAAAAAGATGGGTTTGCGATTATGCTGGCTCCAAATGATCTTTTAAGCAGTCCACAGAGCGATTTGTTGAAAGGTTGGTTGCAAGCAGAGGCTAATATCGTTGCCATGATTGCCCTGCCACCAAGTCTTTTTGGCAAAGCAGCCATGGCCAAGTCAATTTTTGTATTGCAGAAGAAGACTGCTAGACCGCTAGTACCATTTGTCTATCCTTTGCAGAGTTTGCAAGAACCTGAAGCTATTCAGAAGTTCATGGTCAATTTCAAAAATTGGAAGCAAGAGAATGCAATTTAG
- a CDS encoding folate family ECF transporter S component, whose protein sequence is MEKKIPKLTVQLLAAIAVTLALVMIVENYFSIRLSDTLQVQFTFIPNAILGAIAGPVWAAVFAAISDPVFVLFSGQTMLFSFILIEAVSAFLYGWFFYQKPLDSKKKADWLYVAGVVVLIQLVISFVMTPIALHFHFGTPWIVLYSSRLIKAIFEIPLRIVVTMLVLPSLQKIPELARLMGLK, encoded by the coding sequence ATGGAAAAGAAAATTCCAAAACTAACGGTGCAGCTGTTGGCTGCTATTGCTGTGACCCTTGCCTTGGTCATGATTGTGGAGAACTATTTCTCTATTCGTCTTTCGGATACCTTGCAGGTCCAGTTTACCTTTATCCCAAATGCTATTTTGGGAGCTATTGCCGGTCCTGTTTGGGCTGCTGTATTTGCGGCGATTTCAGACCCAGTTTTTGTCTTGTTTAGTGGACAGACCATGCTATTCAGTTTTATCTTGATTGAAGCGGTATCGGCTTTTCTCTATGGCTGGTTTTTCTATCAGAAACCACTCGATAGCAAGAAGAAGGCTGATTGGCTCTATGTGGCTGGGGTTGTTGTCTTAATTCAACTTGTGATTTCATTCGTTATGACACCGATTGCTCTTCATTTCCATTTTGGAACACCTTGGATTGTTCTGTATAGCAGTCGTTTGATTAAGGCTATTTTTGAAATTCCATTACGCATTGTCGTGACCATGCTTGTCTTACCAAGTTTACAAAAAATACCTGAATTGGCTAGGTTAATGGGCCTTAAATAA
- the comGG gene encoding competence type IV pilus minor pilin ComGG, which produces MLLKKKVKAGILLYALLMLAVFSLLLQFYLHRQEAESQIAQLAKQESTAYIMAQMVLDQVEEDLQEREAIAKKVASQTDEMKEDAMAASQTVDEKEKKEEQPTRESQETAEKPAQTSSEQSKPIEDKGTVTFQEGQASYHVKNQQVTIIVALGRGGMYRYQFPVKIVPEGSG; this is translated from the coding sequence ATGCTTTTAAAGAAAAAAGTTAAGGCAGGAATTTTGCTCTACGCCCTCTTGATGTTGGCAGTTTTTAGTCTGCTACTCCAGTTTTATCTCCATCGTCAAGAGGCTGAAAGTCAAATAGCTCAACTTGCTAAGCAAGAATCGACAGCCTACATCATGGCTCAGATGGTCTTGGACCAAGTCGAAGAGGACTTGCAAGAGCGTGAAGCAATTGCCAAGAAGGTAGCAAGTCAAACAGATGAAATGAAGGAAGATGCCATGGCTGCTAGCCAAACTGTCGATGAAAAGGAGAAAAAGGAGGAACAACCAACTAGAGAAAGTCAAGAAACCGCTGAAAAACCAGCTCAAACTAGTTCTGAGCAAAGCAAACCAATAGAAGATAAGGGAACGGTCACTTTTCAAGAGGGGCAGGCTAGCTATCATGTCAAAAACCAGCAAGTAACAATTATCGTAGCATTAGGGAGAGGAGGAATGTATCGCTATCAATTTCCGGTTAAAATAGTACCCGAGGGGAGTGGCTAA
- a CDS encoding acetate kinase — translation MSKTIAINAGSSSLKWQLYQMPEETVLAKGIVERIGLKDSIVTVKFGDQKAEQVLDIADHVQAVKILLEDLLKHNIIADFSEITGVGHRVVAGGEIFKDSVVITDEVLKQIEDLSSLAPLHNPANAAGIKAFKDILPEVTSVAVFDTAFHSTMPEVAYRYPIPNKYYEEHQVRKYGAHGTSHFYVSREAAKMLNKPIEEVKVITAHIGNGISISAIDGGKSVDTSMGFTPLAGPMMGTRSGDIDPAIIPYLIENVADLKDAADVINVLNKQSGILGIAEVSSDMREVEAGFEAGEAKCTLAFNMLVNRLQKFIGQYFAVLNGADALVFTAGIGENSTLVREAVVNGLTWFGMELDPEKNVRGAEGDISTPESRVKVLVVPTDEELVIARDVERLK, via the coding sequence ATGTCAAAAACAATTGCAATTAACGCTGGTAGCTCAAGTTTAAAATGGCAACTGTACCAAATGCCAGAAGAAACAGTCTTGGCAAAGGGTATTGTTGAGCGTATCGGTTTGAAAGATTCAATTGTCACAGTAAAATTTGGGGATCAAAAAGCTGAACAAGTCTTGGATATTGCGGACCATGTGCAAGCAGTAAAAATCTTGTTGGAAGACTTGCTCAAGCACAATATTATCGCAGATTTCTCAGAAATTACAGGTGTTGGTCACCGTGTGGTAGCTGGTGGTGAAATCTTCAAGGATTCTGTTGTGATTACAGATGAAGTCTTGAAACAGATTGAAGACCTTTCTAGCCTTGCACCGCTCCACAACCCAGCCAATGCTGCAGGAATTAAGGCATTCAAGGATATCTTGCCAGAAGTAACAAGTGTGGCTGTTTTTGATACGGCCTTCCATTCAACAATGCCAGAGGTAGCTTACCGCTACCCAATCCCAAACAAGTACTATGAAGAGCACCAAGTTCGTAAGTACGGAGCGCATGGAACATCTCATTTTTATGTTTCACGCGAGGCAGCAAAAATGTTGAACAAGCCAATCGAGGAAGTGAAAGTTATCACTGCCCACATCGGAAATGGTATTTCAATTTCTGCTATTGATGGTGGTAAATCAGTGGATACTTCAATGGGATTCACACCGCTTGCAGGTCCTATGATGGGCACTCGTTCTGGTGACATTGACCCAGCCATCATCCCTTACTTGATTGAAAATGTAGCTGACTTGAAAGACGCTGCAGATGTTATCAACGTTTTGAACAAGCAGTCTGGTATTCTTGGTATTGCGGAAGTATCGAGCGATATGCGTGAGGTCGAAGCTGGATTTGAGGCGGGCGAAGCAAAATGTACTCTTGCCTTCAATATGCTTGTCAATCGTCTGCAAAAATTCATCGGTCAATACTTTGCAGTCTTGAACGGTGCTGATGCCCTTGTCTTTACAGCAGGTATCGGTGAGAACTCTACTCTTGTTCGTGAAGCGGTTGTTAACGGTTTGACTTGGTTCGGTATGGAATTGGATCCAGAGAAGAATGTTCGTGGTGCTGAAGGAGATATTTCAACTCCAGAATCTCGCGTTAAAGTCTTGGTTGTTCCAACTGATGAAGAATTGGTTATTGCTCGCGACGTAGAGCGGTTGAAATAA